From one Treponema denticola genomic stretch:
- a CDS encoding WecB/TagA/CpsF family glycosyltransferase produces the protein MAVKRINFLNVPLDVLHEEDMEETVMSLLNKEGPQQIIFMTIWDVLRARRNGEFRNMVKEAALCLPVSKSLIRGARFLKKDVPVRRQQFSVVIDFLNVIDSHYKSLYLFGGRQESLLIAEKNVRSTFPGLRLVGRFAGYYHKSMEPHIISAISKAAPSVVIIGKGVPGGRKWIYRNKEHFNSGIFIRYANLIDIFSKFKKRPSEKLFNSGRDFIIPVLKNPFRIFTFFGYIWYNILLLFYRLFRKD, from the coding sequence GTGGCTGTAAAAAGAATTAATTTTTTAAATGTTCCGCTTGATGTTTTACATGAAGAAGATATGGAAGAAACCGTGATGTCTCTTTTAAATAAAGAAGGGCCTCAGCAGATTATCTTTATGACCATCTGGGATGTTCTTAGAGCACGCCGCAACGGAGAGTTTAGAAATATGGTTAAAGAAGCGGCTCTTTGTTTGCCGGTTTCAAAAAGCTTGATACGCGGTGCCCGCTTTTTAAAAAAAGATGTCCCCGTAAGAAGGCAGCAGTTTTCGGTAGTTATAGATTTTCTAAACGTAATAGATTCCCACTATAAGAGCCTCTATCTTTTCGGAGGCCGGCAGGAAAGTCTTCTTATCGCCGAAAAAAACGTTAGAAGCACATTTCCGGGGTTACGCTTGGTTGGCCGCTTTGCCGGTTACTATCATAAATCGATGGAGCCCCATATTATTTCGGCTATTTCAAAGGCTGCTCCTTCCGTAGTCATTATAGGAAAGGGAGTCCCCGGCGGGAGAAAATGGATTTACCGCAACAAGGAGCATTTTAATTCCGGAATCTTTATCCGCTATGCAAACCTAATCGATATTTTTTCCAAATTTAAAAAACGCCCCTCCGAAAAACTTTTTAATTCCGGGCGGGATTTTATAATTCCCGTGCTTAAAAATCCTTTTAGAATATTTACTTTTTTCGGTTATATTTGGTATAATATTTTGCTCTTATTTTATAGACTGTTTAGAAAAGATTAG
- a CDS encoding S41 family peptidase, producing MNKRITWINTIIFLSLLLAAIFFMPQRAPATSNSESDTDNADVNLRYLESVYKLLQENYVDEIDPALLYKGAMEGMLNSLEDPYTSYIFKDTTAGHDLEDTTTGVFGGIGVHITKPNVSTPERPAYVEVASPIEGTPGWKAGLQPGDYIIEIDEVKTEEITQDEVLNMLRGKEGTQVTIKVLRGKNLTFDLTLTRAIIEVPTIKYTKIGNDIAYIRLIEFNPNSAKRITEAIEKLQAEGCTKLIFDLKNNPGGLITSSIDVASIFLESGVVVSTKGRARNTSETYNVRRFVKKLPKDMPIVVLINEGSASASEIVAGALKDHKRAYLVGTRSYGKGLVQSVVQLSEKELVKITIARYYSPSGANINKQGILPDLEVTRPSFTPDEEKSVLELLKTSKIANFTRSKPSLSKTEMVDFSKELEKEYNVRHELILNLIKVEYYRSHESPVINEDDEQLQAAIELLKTKDVNALCKTTKTLFEMQEEEKAQAEEKAKTEDKK from the coding sequence ATGAATAAAAGAATAACCTGGATAAATACTATTATCTTTTTAAGTCTTCTGTTGGCGGCTATTTTTTTTATGCCCCAAAGGGCTCCGGCTACATCGAATTCGGAATCCGATACGGATAATGCCGATGTAAATTTAAGATATCTTGAATCCGTGTACAAACTGCTCCAAGAAAATTATGTCGATGAGATAGACCCCGCCCTTTTATATAAGGGTGCTATGGAAGGAATGCTTAATTCTCTTGAAGACCCTTATACCTCTTATATTTTTAAGGATACGACGGCCGGCCATGATTTGGAGGATACTACAACCGGTGTTTTCGGCGGTATAGGTGTTCATATTACAAAACCGAATGTATCTACCCCTGAGCGTCCTGCCTATGTTGAAGTTGCAAGCCCTATTGAAGGAACTCCGGGTTGGAAGGCCGGACTTCAACCGGGGGACTATATTATCGAAATTGACGAAGTAAAAACCGAAGAGATTACCCAAGATGAAGTTTTAAATATGCTTCGGGGAAAAGAAGGTACTCAGGTTACAATAAAAGTTCTTAGAGGAAAAAACCTAACATTTGATCTTACGCTGACCCGTGCCATAATCGAAGTTCCTACCATAAAATATACAAAAATCGGAAACGATATTGCATATATCCGTTTAATAGAGTTTAACCCCAACTCGGCAAAACGAATAACCGAAGCTATAGAAAAATTACAAGCAGAAGGCTGTACAAAGTTAATCTTTGATTTAAAGAATAATCCGGGAGGTTTGATTACAAGTTCTATTGATGTAGCGAGTATCTTTTTAGAATCGGGTGTTGTGGTTTCGACAAAGGGAAGAGCCCGCAACACAAGCGAAACTTATAATGTCCGCCGATTTGTAAAAAAACTTCCTAAAGATATGCCCATAGTTGTTCTCATAAATGAAGGCTCTGCAAGCGCTTCCGAAATTGTAGCAGGCGCTTTAAAGGATCATAAGAGGGCCTATCTTGTAGGAACCCGTTCTTACGGCAAGGGCTTGGTGCAAAGCGTCGTTCAGCTTAGCGAAAAGGAGCTTGTGAAGATTACAATAGCAAGATACTATTCTCCGAGCGGTGCAAATATAAATAAGCAGGGAATCCTTCCCGACTTGGAAGTTACAAGGCCTAGTTTTACGCCCGATGAAGAAAAGAGCGTACTCGAACTTTTAAAGACTTCTAAAATTGCAAACTTTACGAGGAGCAAGCCTTCTCTTTCAAAAACTGAAATGGTAGATTTTTCTAAAGAACTTGAAAAAGAATACAATGTAAGACATGAGCTTATTTTAAATCTTATAAAGGTTGAATACTACCGCTCTCACGAAAGTCCTGTTATAAATGAAGATGATGAACAGTTGCAAGCTGCAATAGAACTTTTAAAAACAAAGGACGTAAATGCTCTTTGTAAAACTACAAAGACTCTTTTTGAGATGCAGGAAGAAGAAAAAGCTCAAGCTGAAGAAAAGGCAAAAACCGAAGATAAAAAATAA
- the rsmD gene encoding 16S rRNA (guanine(966)-N(2))-methyltransferase RsmD, with the protein MRITGGSLKNRQVECPKGIIRPAMDRMRESVFSILGDLSGLSFLDLFTGSGVCGLEAYSRGAYPVYLVEKDADKFPVLLKNVSMADKKLECKRMPAETFIKRAKESFDIIYLDPPFPYKFHIELLEKIEESKILKEGGLVMMHRPSEKAMPQTIGSLTKSDERVYGRSIVDFYRKKSMEVR; encoded by the coding sequence ATGAGAATAACCGGCGGCAGTTTAAAAAACAGGCAGGTAGAATGTCCCAAGGGGATAATACGGCCTGCAATGGACAGGATGAGGGAGTCTGTTTTTTCCATACTTGGAGATCTTTCAGGCCTTTCTTTTTTAGACCTTTTTACGGGCTCAGGAGTCTGCGGTTTGGAAGCCTATTCTCGCGGAGCCTACCCCGTCTATCTTGTAGAAAAAGATGCCGATAAATTCCCAGTTTTATTAAAAAACGTTTCAATGGCAGATAAAAAGCTCGAATGTAAGAGGATGCCTGCAGAAACCTTTATAAAAAGAGCTAAGGAATCATTTGATATTATCTACCTTGATCCACCCTTCCCATATAAATTTCACATAGAACTTCTCGAAAAAATAGAAGAATCAAAAATATTAAAAGAAGGGGGCCTTGTGATGATGCACAGGCCATCCGAAAAGGCTATGCCTCAAACAATAGGCTCTTTGACAAAAAGCGATGAAAGGGTATATGGAAGATCCATCGTGGACTTTTATCGTAAAAAATCTATGGAGGTTCGATAA
- a CDS encoding BrnT family toxin — protein MTESSGRFEWDNEKNDINIKKHGIDFAEILPVFDDPYFYEIYDINHSVEEERFVGIGTVDGILVVVVCYTERGKIRLISARRATRLEKEVYYEKRKTING, from the coding sequence ATGACAGAATCTTCAGGCCGTTTCGAATGGGATAACGAAAAAAACGATATAAATATAAAAAAGCACGGTATTGATTTTGCGGAAATTTTACCTGTTTTTGATGATCCGTATTTTTATGAAATATATGATATAAATCATTCTGTCGAAGAAGAACGCTTTGTGGGAATTGGTACAGTTGACGGAATTCTTGTAGTTGTTGTATGTTATACCGAACGCGGTAAAATACGGCTTATTTCAGCTCGTAGAGCAACAAGATTGGAAAAAGAGGTGTATTATGAAAAAAGAAAAACTATTAACGGCTGA
- a CDS encoding glycoside hydrolase family 1 protein, with protein sequence MFKLKENFLLGVATASTQIEGGRVNSNWNDFCDRKMTNDGTDVARANMHYEKVEEDTKLLKKMGIQTYRMSLEWARIEPEKGKFDTKALYHYKEELSLLKKAGIRPLISLYHFSHPMWFEKSGGFTKKENVEVFLNYVKTCINELGSLCSDYVTINEPNVYAVQSFFLGLWPPEKKSIPKTIKVMNVLIAAHCKAYDLIHEIRKEKGLTDTRVSFAHHMQAFHPKDKNRKADQRAAKRISKIFQDGIMEACFKGEFSFPFKNILNIKKKNYVDFIAINYYSRQAVRGFSYKAFENTPKNDLGWDIYPLGLIECAQTCYNCLPLPIVISENGTCDNKDEFRCRYIYDHLKLISESPLPFEAYYHWCFIDNFEWKEGESARFGLVHCNYETQERTIKKSGEFYSEMIKKRGVDKSMVEKYIEPCKYNVK encoded by the coding sequence ATGTTTAAGTTAAAAGAAAACTTTTTACTTGGGGTTGCTACGGCTTCTACCCAGATTGAGGGAGGAAGGGTAAACTCCAACTGGAACGATTTTTGCGACCGCAAAATGACAAATGACGGCACCGACGTTGCCCGTGCAAATATGCACTATGAAAAGGTTGAAGAAGATACCAAACTTTTAAAAAAGATGGGGATTCAAACTTACCGCATGTCCTTGGAATGGGCACGCATTGAGCCTGAAAAGGGAAAATTCGACACTAAAGCCCTTTACCACTACAAGGAAGAATTGAGCCTTTTAAAAAAAGCAGGTATAAGGCCCTTAATAAGCCTTTACCACTTCAGCCATCCCATGTGGTTTGAGAAATCGGGAGGCTTTACAAAAAAAGAAAATGTCGAAGTCTTTTTAAATTATGTAAAGACCTGCATAAACGAGCTTGGAAGCCTTTGCAGCGACTATGTTACAATAAATGAGCCGAATGTCTATGCAGTTCAGTCCTTCTTTTTAGGCCTTTGGCCGCCCGAAAAAAAATCGATTCCAAAAACTATAAAGGTAATGAATGTCCTAATAGCCGCACACTGCAAGGCCTACGATTTAATCCACGAAATACGCAAAGAAAAAGGCCTTACGGACACAAGGGTGAGCTTTGCCCACCACATGCAGGCCTTCCATCCAAAGGATAAAAATAGAAAAGCCGATCAAAGGGCGGCAAAAAGAATAAGCAAAATTTTCCAAGACGGAATTATGGAAGCCTGCTTTAAGGGAGAGTTTTCATTCCCCTTTAAAAATATCCTAAACATAAAAAAGAAAAACTATGTCGATTTTATAGCTATCAACTATTATTCAAGGCAGGCAGTAAGAGGGTTCTCTTACAAGGCCTTTGAAAACACGCCTAAAAACGATTTAGGCTGGGATATTTATCCCTTGGGCCTAATCGAGTGCGCTCAAACCTGCTACAACTGCCTTCCCCTTCCGATAGTCATAAGCGAAAACGGAACCTGCGACAATAAGGATGAGTTTAGATGCCGCTATATTTATGACCACTTAAAACTTATAAGCGAATCCCCCCTCCCCTTTGAGGCCTATTATCATTGGTGCTTTATCGACAACTTCGAGTGGAAAGAAGGAGAATCCGCCCGTTTCGGCCTTGTGCACTGTAATTACGAAACTCAAGAAAGGACTATCAAAAAAAGCGGAGAATTCTACAGCGAAATGATCAAAAAAAGAGGTGTCGATAAATCGATGGTAGAAAAATATATTGAACCTTGTAAGTATAACGTAAAGTAA
- the ettA gene encoding energy-dependent translational throttle protein EttA: MAKTVDDKKIIYTMDRVSRTHGTKQVLKDISLSYFYGAKIGVIGSNGSGKSSLLRIMAGIDGDYTGEVSSAPGYTIGYLEQEPQLQSGKTVREVVSEGVQELVDLLAEFDKINEAFGDPDADMDKLMEKQAKVQEKLDATDAWNLDSRLDLAMEALRCPPADQVIDVLSGGEKRRVALCRLLLQKPDILLLDEPTNHLDAETVAWLERHLHQYAGTIICVTHDRYFLDNVAGWILELDRGEGIPWKGNYSSWLDQKQKRLALEEKGETERQKALKRELEWIGMSPKGRHAKSKARINEYEKLLAQGSKEKIKDSQITIPPGPRLGNLVIDVKNAAKHYGDRILFDKLNFSVPAGAIVGIIGPNGAGKTTLFKMIVGAAGFETPEGADQKRQIVKPDEGEIKIGDSVKLCYVDQTREKLDPNKTVWEQLSDGLDIIKLGASDGSSGVREVNSRAYCSWFNFSGQDQSRKVGVLSGGERNRLNLAMMLKEGGNVLMLDEPTNDLDVTTLRALEEALESFAGSVLVISHDRWFLDRVCSHILAFEADGEVVWFDGNWTEYAEWRREKYGKDADTPHRGVYRKLER; encoded by the coding sequence ATGGCAAAGACAGTAGACGATAAAAAGATTATTTACACAATGGATAGGGTTTCAAGAACCCATGGAACAAAACAGGTTTTAAAGGATATAAGCCTTTCTTATTTTTACGGTGCAAAAATAGGCGTTATAGGTTCTAACGGATCCGGTAAGTCAAGCCTCTTGCGTATTATGGCAGGAATTGACGGGGATTATACGGGCGAAGTTTCTTCGGCGCCCGGCTATACTATAGGTTATCTTGAACAGGAGCCACAGCTTCAAAGCGGCAAGACCGTTCGAGAGGTTGTTTCCGAGGGGGTTCAGGAATTGGTAGACCTTCTTGCAGAATTCGACAAGATAAATGAGGCATTCGGCGACCCCGATGCCGATATGGATAAGCTGATGGAAAAACAGGCTAAGGTGCAGGAAAAGCTGGATGCAACCGATGCTTGGAATTTGGACAGCCGCCTCGACCTTGCTATGGAAGCCTTGCGATGTCCGCCCGCCGATCAGGTAATCGATGTGCTTTCAGGGGGAGAAAAAAGACGGGTTGCCCTTTGCAGGCTCCTCCTTCAAAAGCCCGACATTCTTTTATTGGACGAACCTACCAACCACTTGGATGCAGAAACGGTAGCATGGCTTGAAAGGCACCTTCATCAATATGCAGGAACAATTATCTGCGTAACCCATGACCGTTATTTTTTGGATAATGTTGCAGGCTGGATATTGGAGCTTGACCGAGGAGAGGGTATTCCATGGAAGGGTAATTATTCAAGTTGGCTCGATCAAAAACAAAAAAGACTTGCTCTTGAAGAAAAGGGAGAAACGGAACGCCAAAAGGCTTTAAAACGGGAGCTTGAATGGATTGGTATGAGCCCCAAGGGAAGACATGCCAAGAGCAAGGCCCGTATCAACGAGTACGAAAAACTTTTAGCCCAAGGCTCAAAGGAAAAAATAAAGGATTCTCAGATTACCATTCCGCCGGGACCGAGGCTGGGGAACTTGGTTATAGATGTTAAAAATGCCGCAAAGCATTACGGCGACAGAATCCTCTTCGATAAGCTTAATTTTTCGGTTCCTGCGGGAGCCATAGTCGGTATCATAGGTCCGAACGGTGCCGGTAAGACAACCCTCTTTAAGATGATAGTCGGGGCTGCAGGTTTTGAAACCCCGGAAGGAGCCGATCAAAAAAGGCAGATCGTAAAACCAGATGAGGGTGAAATCAAAATAGGAGACTCGGTAAAACTTTGCTATGTTGACCAGACAAGAGAAAAACTTGATCCTAACAAGACCGTTTGGGAGCAGCTTTCAGACGGGCTTGATATTATAAAGCTGGGAGCCTCAGACGGATCTTCCGGTGTGCGCGAGGTAAACTCAAGGGCTTATTGTTCTTGGTTTAACTTTTCGGGACAAGACCAGTCCCGCAAGGTAGGTGTACTTTCAGGCGGAGAGAGGAATAGGCTCAATTTGGCTATGATGCTAAAAGAAGGCGGAAATGTTTTAATGCTAGACGAGCCTACAAACGATTTGGATGTTACCACCCTTCGTGCTTTGGAAGAAGCCCTTGAAAGTTTTGCAGGTTCAGTCCTTGTCATAAGCCATGACCGCTGGTTTTTGGACAGGGTTTGCTCCCATATCTTGGCCTTTGAAGCTGACGGCGAAGTCGTCTGGTTTGACGGCAACTGGACGGAATATGCCGAATGGAGACGCGAAAAATACGGTAAGGATGCCGATACTCCCCACAGAGGCGTTTACAGAAAGCTTGAAAGGTAG
- a CDS encoding addiction module antidote protein, whose product MKITDFDPADYLNTKEAMIEYLNEALKTSIEDNTPEHFTEALGDVTRAQGFTNVAKHTDLNREHLYRSLSKKGNPTFSTILKLLNFLGLEINIIDPQTAKPAYC is encoded by the coding sequence ATGAAAATTACCGACTTTGACCCAGCTGATTATTTAAATACAAAAGAAGCAATGATAGAATACCTAAATGAAGCTCTTAAAACCTCTATCGAAGACAACACCCCCGAACACTTTACGGAAGCCCTAGGAGATGTAACACGAGCCCAGGGATTTACAAATGTTGCAAAACATACCGATTTAAACCGAGAGCATTTGTACCGTTCTTTATCAAAGAAAGGCAATCCTACATTTTCGACAATACTAAAACTCTTAAACTTCTTGGGCTTGGAAATAAACATAATAGATCCGCAAACGGCAAAGCCGGCATACTGCTAA
- a CDS encoding DMT family transporter — MSFKLKLGSRIRILSRLALFSATLLWGSTFVAVSSTNDFFKPNFLLACRFLPACLILCAVFFKRLKQLDKRYVKAGMILGLIMFAGYSLQAIAITTAGGLPGRSSFLVATYCVLVPFVNAVVLKKRPDKFNLFAAFLCFAGILAISMPDLISESQNGVNWGDVLSLISSFIFAVYIVLLPKFMEDLDAPLITIAQFAFAGTYALIFSLLFEDNSNTVWNYQSVFTLVYLTVLCTALCVLLQAVGQKNTPPATAALIFSLESVFSIFLSIMLTGERFTPALALGCSCIFIAIIISETKLSFLRRNRGK, encoded by the coding sequence ATGTCTTTTAAATTAAAATTAGGCAGCCGTATTAGAATTCTCTCACGGCTTGCTCTTTTTTCGGCTACCCTCTTATGGGGAAGCACCTTTGTTGCAGTAAGCAGTACAAACGATTTTTTTAAACCCAACTTCTTATTGGCTTGCCGCTTTTTGCCTGCCTGTCTGATTCTTTGTGCCGTGTTCTTTAAGCGTTTAAAACAGCTTGACAAGCGTTATGTAAAGGCCGGAATGATTTTAGGCCTGATTATGTTTGCAGGTTATTCTTTGCAGGCCATTGCAATTACTACTGCAGGGGGGCTTCCCGGCCGAAGTTCTTTTTTGGTGGCAACCTATTGTGTTCTTGTTCCATTTGTAAACGCCGTAGTTTTAAAAAAAAGGCCTGATAAATTCAATCTTTTTGCTGCCTTTCTTTGCTTTGCAGGAATCCTTGCAATTTCGATGCCGGATTTGATTTCGGAAAGTCAAAACGGGGTAAACTGGGGAGATGTTCTTTCACTTATAAGCAGTTTTATATTTGCCGTGTACATAGTACTTCTTCCTAAATTTATGGAAGACCTCGATGCTCCCCTTATTACAATAGCTCAATTTGCCTTTGCAGGAACGTATGCCCTCATTTTTTCTCTTTTGTTTGAGGATAACTCCAATACCGTTTGGAATTATCAGTCTGTTTTTACGCTTGTTTATTTAACCGTTCTTTGTACGGCCCTCTGCGTCCTGCTTCAAGCTGTGGGGCAAAAGAATACGCCTCCGGCTACGGCAGCCCTTATTTTTTCTCTTGAATCTGTGTTCAGTATCTTTCTTTCGATAATGCTCACCGGCGAAAGATTTACGCCTGCCTTAGCCCTCGGTTGTTCCTGTATCTTTATTGCAATTATAATCTCCGAAACAAAGCTTTCGTTTTTAAGGAGAAATAGAGGGAAGTAA
- a CDS encoding HAD family hydrolase produces MKSPAMIIFDYGNTLIYEKELDLERAYKALYAQIYKNPDKIDFITFYKKGMAIFERVKSRALQNDVEIHTHNFYNCLFQILNIEFNLSYTELEILFWEALAPCRAMPNIEKLLLFLEGKNIRTAVISNIAFSEKALTARINKYLPQNKFEFIIASSEYGFRKPDLLLFEAALKKARLSADEVWYCGDNPRADVIGSASLGIKPVLYTSRFVCPYDNESHISPDFEFTKISDWNELIELIEG; encoded by the coding sequence ATGAAAAGCCCTGCGATGATTATTTTCGATTATGGGAATACTCTTATTTATGAAAAGGAGCTTGATTTAGAAAGAGCCTATAAGGCTCTTTATGCTCAAATTTATAAAAATCCCGATAAAATAGATTTTATTACCTTTTATAAAAAGGGAATGGCTATTTTTGAGAGGGTAAAATCGCGGGCTTTACAAAACGATGTAGAAATACACACTCATAATTTTTATAATTGTCTTTTTCAAATCCTTAATATAGAATTTAACCTATCCTACACGGAGCTGGAAATCCTTTTTTGGGAAGCTCTGGCACCGTGCAGGGCAATGCCCAATATCGAAAAACTTTTGCTCTTTTTGGAAGGCAAAAATATAAGAACTGCCGTCATAAGCAATATTGCTTTTTCGGAAAAAGCCCTGACTGCAAGAATAAATAAATATCTTCCGCAAAACAAATTCGAATTTATAATAGCTTCAAGTGAGTATGGGTTTAGAAAGCCGGATTTACTTCTTTTTGAGGCTGCCTTAAAAAAAGCCCGCCTTTCGGCCGATGAGGTTTGGTATTGCGGAGACAACCCGCGGGCCGATGTCATAGGCTCCGCCTCTCTCGGAATAAAACCTGTCTTATATACAAGCCGTTTTGTCTGTCCCTATGACAACGAAAGCCATATTTCTCCCGATTTTGAATTTACCAAAATAAGCGATTGGAACGAGCTGATAGAACTGATCGAAGGTTAA
- a CDS encoding 16S rRNA (uracil(1498)-N(3))-methyltransferase, translating into MKQLIVSAGPDKDIIRLDKKDYNYLVSVRRVKEGQVLKVSLNGVKPASAEVFKINTEKKYIELKLLKEEVDLDAEPYKPRAEIILMQWLIKGNHMDIAVRQAAEAGCSLIVPVLGEFSVIKKENINQTERRERIIREARQQSGSIVNTKILPAQELKAALDSVLEYTANRKTAFIMLSEKKVGSFSFFDCLSAETEAVVLAIGCEGGIASKEIEFLKEHKFGEVHFNTNVLRAETAAIYSIAAAQVIMEEKGGCKKN; encoded by the coding sequence ATGAAGCAGCTGATTGTTTCCGCAGGGCCGGATAAGGATATAATCCGGCTCGATAAAAAAGATTATAACTATCTTGTTTCCGTGCGGAGAGTTAAAGAAGGGCAGGTCTTAAAAGTTTCTTTAAATGGAGTTAAGCCTGCCTCAGCTGAAGTTTTTAAAATTAATACCGAAAAAAAATATATAGAGCTTAAGCTTTTAAAGGAAGAAGTTGACTTAGATGCCGAACCTTATAAACCCCGTGCAGAAATTATTTTAATGCAATGGCTTATAAAGGGGAATCACATGGATATTGCGGTAAGGCAGGCTGCAGAGGCCGGCTGTTCGCTCATTGTTCCTGTTTTGGGAGAATTTTCCGTTATAAAAAAAGAAAATATAAATCAAACCGAAAGGCGTGAGCGTATTATAAGAGAAGCAAGGCAGCAGTCAGGTTCCATTGTAAATACCAAGATTCTTCCTGCCCAAGAATTGAAGGCGGCTTTGGATTCTGTTTTGGAGTATACGGCGAACAGGAAAACCGCTTTTATAATGCTGAGTGAAAAAAAGGTAGGTTCGTTTAGCTTTTTTGACTGTTTATCGGCCGAGACTGAGGCGGTAGTGCTTGCTATAGGCTGTGAGGGCGGCATAGCTTCTAAAGAAATTGAATTTTTAAAAGAACATAAATTTGGAGAAGTACATTTTAATACAAATGTGCTCCGTGCCGAAACGGCTGCAATTTATTCGATTGCGGCCGCTCAGGTTATAATGGAGGAAAAAGGTGGCTGTAAAAAGAATTAA
- a CDS encoding type II toxin-antitoxin system RelE/ParE family toxin, giving the protein MNYNRLDSLLFLNYNIDMRTIKKTEVFDTWLSKLKDEKGKAKIIDRIMRLKRGNKGDHRIIDKDIYELRIHFGPGYRIYCTDKNNEIILLLIAGDKSTQSKDIKKAQQMIKLLEQGDTK; this is encoded by the coding sequence ATGAATTACAACAGACTTGACAGTCTGTTGTTTTTAAACTACAATATAGATATGCGAACGATAAAAAAAACTGAAGTATTTGACACATGGCTTTCAAAACTAAAAGACGAAAAAGGAAAAGCCAAAATTATTGACAGGATAATGCGCCTAAAAAGAGGAAATAAAGGAGATCATCGCATAATTGATAAAGATATCTACGAGCTGCGTATACACTTTGGTCCAGGTTATAGAATATACTGCACAGACAAGAATAACGAAATTATTTTGTTATTGATCGCAGGAGATAAATCGACCCAATCAAAAGACATTAAAAAAGCTCAACAAATGATAAAGCTATTAGAACAAGGAGATACAAAATGA